Part of the Methanosphaera sp. WGK6 genome is shown below.
GTCTTTTTGTATGGTGAATGGTTGTAGTTTTTCTAATACATTGTCCACATCACCTTTTCTTAAAAATCCACTTTCCCATTTAAATAAATTCATTTTAATATTTAAATTTTTAAGTGTTTCTTTAATTCCATCAATACAATATTCCACTACTGTTTCAAATGCATCTGCTAGGCGAGCATCCCCACCTTCCTCATATCTTTGCAATATGTCATCAATGTCTTTATTATATTCTGGATTTTCTTCTAATTTTTGGTTACATTGGAAATAAACTTCACCTATAGCATGATCCATTTTTTTATCATCATCAAGTTTAAATCCAAATTTATCCATTCCCCATACGATAATTGCAATTTGTCTTCCCATATCATTTACATAATATTGTGATTCTACTTTGTATCCTGCATGTTCAAGCACTCTTTTTAAGGAATCTCCAAGTATTGCATTTCTTAAATGTCCTACATGTAATGGTCCATTAGGGTTTGCAGAGGTATGTTCCAATAGAATTCTTTCTTCTTTCTCTGGTAATTCCCCATATTGTTTATCGATATAATTAGCTACTTTACTAGTAAAAAGTGTATAGTTGATAAAGAAATTAAGATAAGGTCCTTTTGTTTCTACTTTTTCAAAGTATAAGGGTAAGACTATTTTTTCTTTTATTTCTTCAGCTATTTCTACAGGTGATTTTTTTAATTTACTTGCCAAAGAGAAAGCAACATTACTTGATATATCCCCCATTTCAGGACTAGGTGGTTCTTCTAATGTTAATTCTTCATCTAGTGTTACTCGTAATTTTGTTAAAACTTCTTCAATACTATCTGTTATCTCTTTTTTTAGTTTTGAATACATTAATTCCATATCTCCTTTATTTTAATTTATTTAATCATAAACCTCTAAACCATAACGTTATATAACCTATTTTTGGTATTATAACAAGATTATCCCCTACTGTTAACACTTTTGCATATATTTGTTCTGATGAAACAGGATATGGGTCTCGTACTTCATTATTATCACCTTTGATAATATAATATTTAGATCCATTTTCGTATTGTATATCAATTACTCTATGTATTACTGGTTCTGGATACCATGTAGCATGATATACTACTACATCACCTACTTCTACATCTGTTTCTGGATTAAATTCTTGTATCCCATATGTGTCTATATTTTCTGTTACTACGATATCTCCCCTATAAAAGGAAGGTTCCATACTTCCAGATACTACTACACTTAAATGTGCTGATAAAAGTAATGCTACTATTAATATAATAGCATAACTTGTTATTTCCTTTATAATATATTTTCCACTTGTTGTATCTTGTTTTTTATTTTTTGAATTCTTTTTAGAATTCCGTTTTTTATGATTTTTTCGTTTAGACAAAAAAGTCATCTCCTTATAAATTAGAAGATGGTTTGAATTCTATTTTAAGATAGCTCCTTTATCAGCAGATGTTGCTAATTGTTGATATTGTTTTAACCATCCTTTAAGATTTCTTTCAACATGTTCTACTTTAGATAATCTTTCTTTGATTTCATCATCAGTAAGTTCTAATGTGATGGTTCTTTCTTTAACATTGATTGATACTATATCACCATCCCTAATTGCTCCAATTGGTCCACCTTCAGCTGCTTCTGGAGATATGTGTCCAATACAAGGTCCTCTACTTCCTCCAGAGAATCGTCCATCAGTAATTAAAGCCACGTGGAACAATTCACGACCCATTATTGCTGCTGTTGGATTAAGCATTTCACGCATACCTGGTCCTCCTTTTGGACCTTCATACCTTATTACAACAACGTCCCCATCAACTATTTTATCAGATTCAATTGCTTTTACACATTCTTCTTCTGAATTAAATACTTTACATGGTCCAGAATGGATTAACATGTCTTCATTTACTGCTCCTTGTTTAATTACACAACCATTAGGTGCTACATTACCATACAATACAGCAATTCCACCTTCTGTTCTTACTGGATTTTCTAAAGTATGTATTACATTATAATCAATATCAGTAATATTTTCAAGGTTTTCTTTAACAGATTTTGATGTACATGTGATACAATTATTATTGAGTAATGATTCAAGATTTTTCATTACTGCAGGTATTCCCCCAGCATTTTCCACATCAATCATTCTATTATTTCCACCAGGTCTTATACTACAAATATATGGTACATCATGACTTAATTTATCAAATAAGTCTATTGTTACATCTACACCATCTACTTCACTAGCTATTGCAGGTATGTGTAATGTTGTGTTAGTTGATCCACCTAGTGCTAAATCAACAATTATTGCATTTTCAAATGCTTCTTGGGTTAATACATCAGATGGTTTAATATCTTTTTCTATTAATGTGAATATTTTTTTAGCAGATTCTTTTGCGATTTCTACTTTTTTATCACTTATTGCATGTGCTGTTGCACAACCAGGTAAACTCATTCCAAGAGTTTCTGTTAAACATGCCATTGTATTTGCTGTGAATAATCCAGCACATGATCCTGCTCCAGGACAAGCACATTTTTCTAATTCATATAAATCTTCTTCAGACATTTTTCCAGATTGTGTTGCTCCAACAGCTTCAGTTACATTAATAAAATCTACTGTTTCACCATGGAATTTACCAGGCATCATAGGTCCACCTGTTATTACAATAGTTGGTATGTTTAATCTTGCTGCTGCCATTAACATACCTGGAACTACTTTATCACATGATGGCATTAGGATTAATGCATCAAATTTATGTGCCATAGCCATACTTTCAACAGTATTTGCTATAATTTCCCTAGAAGGTAATGAATAATACATTCCTGAATGATTCATTGCTATACCATCACATACAGCCATTGTACTAAATTCAAAAGGAACACCACCTTGTGCTCTTACAGTATCTTTAACTTCTTGAACTAAATCTTTTAAATGAATATGTCCAGGTACTATATCAGTATAACTGTTTGCTATTCCAATGAATGGTTTTTTCATATCATCATCATCTAATCCACAAGCTCTTAAAAGAGATCGATGGGATGTTCTATTAATTCCTTTTTTTATATCGTCACTTCTCATTAAATCATCACCTAACTTAATTATATGTTTTACTGAGCTAAAATTATGATTAAAATAAATAAAAAAATTATTAAAATATTTTTATACACTATATATTATATATATTATAATTCTATAATAATTTTTTTTATATGACCTGAAAAAATCATAAGTAAAGTATTAAATAATAAAAAAATAAATATTCTATTATAGAACTTAACCAAGTTATAAAAATATATTTTATCTATGTAATAATGGGCTCGTAGTCTAGCCAGGATTATGACGTGGGACTTCGGATCCCAAGGTCGGGGGTTCAAATCCCCCCGGGCTCGTTTGAAATAGATTTCTAGTTTTAAAAAATTTATAATATCCTTATTTTAAATAATTACTTTTTATAAAAAGAAAGATAACTTTATAAATAATAAAAATCATACTTTAAAAAAAGAACTTTTTTTTGAGTATATATAATATATAATTTTTTTTATGAAATACAAATTAACTAAAAGGAATCAATATTATGCCATATGATTTTAATTTAAAAACAGAAAATAATCATCTTATTATCGGAGATGTTGATGCTAACGATTTAGCAGAAGAATTTAAAACACCATTATATGTAATTGATGAAGAAAAAGTAAGATCAAATTATAACAAATTATACACAGCATTCAGTAGTAAATATGAAAACCTTCATATGTGCTATGCTGCAAAAGCAAATACAAGTCTTGCAATAATGAAAATATTAGAAGATGAAGGAAGTTACATTGATGCAGTATCCCCCGGAGAAATATACACAGCATTACTTGCAGGATTTACCCCAGAAAGAATTGTATTTACTGGAAATAATGTAACAACAGAAGAATTAGAATATGCTCATAAAACTGGGGTTACTATAAATTTAGATAGTATCTCAGCACTTGAAAGATTAAGTTCTATTGAAGGTACAGAAGGAAAAGAAATATCCATAAGAGTAAATCCTATGGTTGAAGCAGGACATCATGAACACTGTATTACTGGTGGACCAAAAAGTAAATTTGGAATAAGAGAAGATGAAGCAGTAGACGTATATCAAAAAGCAATAGATTTAGGATTTAAACCTATAGGTATGCATTCACATATTGGTTCTGAAATACTTGAATCTGAACCATTCATGTTAGCAGTAGAAACAATGATGGATATTGCAGGAAAAGTACACCAAGAAGTTGGAGTAGATTTTAAATTCTTAGACTTTGGTGGAGGATTTGGAATTCCTTACGAACCAACAGAAGAAGAATTAGATCTTGAAACATTCACAACAGATATTATTAAATTATTCAAAACAAAATTAGATGAATATAACATGGGAAATCCTGATATGTACATAGAACCAGGAAGATTCCTTGTAGGTAATGCAGAAGTATTATTAACTAGAGTAAATACTATAAAAGAAAGTTACCGTAAATTTGCAGGAGTAGATTGTGGATTTGGGACATTACTAAGACCAACAATGTATGGATCATATCATCATATTGTAGTTGCAAATAAAATGGATGCTGAAGACGAAGAAGAAATAGATATTGCAGGAAACCTTTGTGAATCAGGAGATTTATTTGCAAGAGATAGACCAATGCCTAAATTAGAAGAAGGAGATTTACTTGCAATATTAAATGCAGGAGCATATGCTTTTAGTATGGCATCCCAATACAACTCAAGACCAAGACCTGCAGAAGTACTTGTAAATAAAAAACAAGTAGATGTTATCAGAAGAAGAGAAGAATTCAGTGACTTATTTAATGGTCAAACAATCCCAGTAAGGTTATTAAAATGATTAAAGAAATAGAATTCACAAAAATGCATGCATTAGGTAATGACTATATAGTTATTAATGAAACAGAAACTGAAATTATTCCAGAAGAATATAAAAACAAAATAAGTGATGAAATTTGTACAAGAAACTTTAGTGTTGGTGCAGATGGAGTTATATTTGCATGTAAATCTGAAAAAGCAGATGTAAGATTCCGTATATTTAACAGTGACGGTAGTGAAGCTGAAATGTGTGGAAATGGTATTCGTTGTTTAGCAAAATATGTTTATGACATGAATATTGTTAAAAAAGAAATAATGAATATTGAAACCATGGAAGATATTAAAGAAGCAAGACTTACAGTTGAAAATGATGTTGTAGAAAGTATTGAAATTGATATGGGAAAAGGATTCTTTAAACCAGAAGAAATTCCTGCTATAGCACCTAGTGGAAATGTTGATGAATTTATAAAAGAAGAAGTTAATGTTGAAGGTGAAAAAATAATAATGAGTGCTGTAAGTGTAGGTAATCCACATGCAGTATGTTTTACTGATATAAATATTGATGATATTGATTTAGACTTCTATGGTCCACGTATAGAAACACATGAATTATTCCCAGAAAAAATTAATGTACATTTTGTTAACATTGTATCTCCTGAAGAAATTAATATATTAACATGGGAACGAGGTGCTGGATTTACATATGCTTGTGGAACTGGTACCACTAGTTGTGTATTATTAGGATATAAAATGGGATTATTAAATGAAAAGGTACTTGCTCATTTATCTGGTGGAGATTTAAACATAACAATTACTGATCACACAGAATACTTGACTGCTGAAATGAAAGGAAAAGCTGTTACCGTTTATTATGGAAAAATGACTGTTGAATTATAATCACCCTTATTTTTTTTATTATTTTTTTTATAAAATTATTTAGTGAAGGAAATTTATATGAAACCTATAGTTTTTGAAGATTTAAGTACATTTCTTGTAAAACGTGTATTTCATTTACGATTTAAAGTAGCTTCATTAACCAGGAAATCAAGAATCATGAATAAAATCATAACAAAATTACTGTTTGATAAAGATGGAACATATTTTATACCTAGTAATAATAGTGTAACTACAACTACTATTAATATGAATCAAACTATACCACAAGCAGATGAAATGGTATTTCCAAGTGATATTATTAAAGAATTTATTAAAAAAGCAAATTATATTGTTATTATGAATAAATGTTTATGTAGAACTTCTGCCGAATGTGAAGATTATCCTATTGATTTAGGTTGTATTTTCATGGGTAAAGCAACCAAACAAATATCTAGAAAGTATTGTAGAGAAGTTACTGTTGAAGAAGCAATAAATCATATTGATAAGTGTGATGAGGCTGGATTAATTCATATTATGGGTAGAAATAAGATGGATGTTACTTGGATGAATGTTCATCCTGGTGAAGAATTATTAACAGTTTGTAATTGTTGTCCATGTTGTTGTTTATGGAGAGTTCTCCCTAATTTAAGTGATAGTATTCAGGAAAACTTCTTTAAATTACCTGGAATTTCTATTTATTATGATGATTATAAATGTATTGGTTGTAAAAAATGTATTGATGTATGTTTTACTCATACAATTTCTATAAAAAATGAAAAAATAGAACTAATAGAAGACACATGTATTGGTTGTGGCCATTGTAGTAATACTTGTCCAGTAGATGCATTACAATTAAATTATGAAAATATTAATGTAGATAGTGTATTTAGTAAAATAGATAGTTTAGTTAATATTGAAAATTAAGATATAAAAAAAGTCATATATTGCAAGTGTAAAAAAAGAATTAAAAAGAAGAAAAAGATTATTTATTTATCATCTAAATCAAAATTACGATTAAAATCAAGGAATCTTGTTTTATAAATAGTAGATCGTCTTAATTTTAAAAGTTCTTTTTTATGTTTATCAAAATCATCCATTGATTTAATATTTTCTTTTACATAATCAAGAAGTTCATCTACAACTGCATATTTATGTATCCAATTACAATCAGTACAATTCCACACATTTTTATCAGCTATCCATTTACCACCAGTGGATCCATCAGCACACGGATATAATGGACAATAACAGAATGTACAAGTTTCTTCTTCATTATGACATGGATAATATTCACAAGTATTATTATGACCTAATTGTATATCTCCATTGAAAAATTTTTCATAGAATTGTTCTGTTAATTCAGGTAATTCTGCAGTCATTTTATATCCTCTAGGAGTTATCATTTTACCTTTTTTAACATAAGTCATAGAATTTCCTATAATAATAGTTGTAGACATGTCAATGTATTGTTTTCTTAAATCTTTAAGTTTACAAATATTAGTTAATGTTTCTGTACCATCTTTAGTTGTTACTATACCAACAGGTGTATCAGGATTTCTATTTTCAAGTAAGATATCACATGCTGTGTGGAAAGGTTTTGTTCTTCTCATACTTTTAGGATTGTAGAATGCAATTACCAAGTCTGCTTGTGCAGCATGTTTTATTTTACGTTGAATTTCTTCAAGAGGAGTTAATAAATCACTGAGACTTATTATTGCTAAATCATGTAATGGTGCCCCTAATGCACTTGCAGAATATGTTGCTGCAGTTACTCCAGGAATTACTTCAAATTCTAAATCACTATATTTATCTATAATTTGGAAGTATACATTTGCCATTCCATAAATACCCGGATCTCCAGAACTTATAATTGCAACTTTTTTACCTTCTTTTTCTTTTTCAATTGCAAGTTCCACACGTTCCATTTCATCACCCATTCCACGTCTATGAACTTCTTTACCTTCAAGTAAATCCTCAATATGGGTAAGATATGGATTATATGCTATAACTACATCTGCTTCTTTTATTCTATCTACTGCTTTAAGAGTAATATGCTCTCTTTTAGAACCTATACCTATTAAACTAATCATTGTATTTTCCCCATTTATTAAATAAATACTATACTAATAATATCTTATAATGTTTAAATATAATTTGAAATATTAGTTTATATTATCTTAATAATTATGTATATTTTATTATATTTATTATTAAAGGATTAACTTATCCAATTATATAGATTTATGTTATTAAAAAGTTTAATTATGAAAAAAATAGTTAAAAAATAAAAAAGAAAGGGAATAAAGTTCTAAGCTCTTGCTCTACTAGACCCATTACTTGTTATAGCTGTTGTATTATTAGTTGAAGTTGTATTATTTTGACTATATTGTATTAAATTTTCTATTGAAGAATTGCTAGAAGAATTATT
Proteins encoded:
- a CDS encoding signal peptidase I gives rise to the protein MIKEITSYAIILIVALLLSAHLSVVVSGSMEPSFYRGDIVVTENIDTYGIQEFNPETDVEVGDVVVYHATWYPEPVIHRVIDIQYENGSKYYIIKGDNNEVRDPYPVSSEQIYAKVLTVGDNLVIIPKIGYITLWFRGL
- the dapF gene encoding diaminopimelate epimerase, with the translated sequence MIKEIEFTKMHALGNDYIVINETETEIIPEEYKNKISDEICTRNFSVGADGVIFACKSEKADVRFRIFNSDGSEAEMCGNGIRCLAKYVYDMNIVKKEIMNIETMEDIKEARLTVENDVVESIEIDMGKGFFKPEEIPAIAPSGNVDEFIKEEVNVEGEKIIMSAVSVGNPHAVCFTDINIDDIDLDFYGPRIETHELFPEKINVHFVNIVSPEEINILTWERGAGFTYACGTGTTSCVLLGYKMGLLNEKVLAHLSGGDLNITITDHTEYLTAEMKGKAVTVYYGKMTVEL
- the ilvD gene encoding dihydroxy-acid dehydratase, whose amino-acid sequence is MRSDDIKKGINRTSHRSLLRACGLDDDDMKKPFIGIANSYTDIVPGHIHLKDLVQEVKDTVRAQGGVPFEFSTMAVCDGIAMNHSGMYYSLPSREIIANTVESMAMAHKFDALILMPSCDKVVPGMLMAAARLNIPTIVITGGPMMPGKFHGETVDFINVTEAVGATQSGKMSEEDLYELEKCACPGAGSCAGLFTANTMACLTETLGMSLPGCATAHAISDKKVEIAKESAKKIFTLIEKDIKPSDVLTQEAFENAIIVDLALGGSTNTTLHIPAIASEVDGVDVTIDLFDKLSHDVPYICSIRPGGNNRMIDVENAGGIPAVMKNLESLLNNNCITCTSKSVKENLENITDIDYNVIHTLENPVRTEGGIAVLYGNVAPNGCVIKQGAVNEDMLIHSGPCKVFNSEEECVKAIESDKIVDGDVVVIRYEGPKGGPGMREMLNPTAAIMGRELFHVALITDGRFSGGSRGPCIGHISPEAAEGGPIGAIRDGDIVSINVKERTITLELTDDEIKERLSKVEHVERNLKGWLKQYQQLATSADKGAILK
- a CDS encoding 4Fe-4S binding protein, with protein sequence MKPIVFEDLSTFLVKRVFHLRFKVASLTRKSRIMNKIITKLLFDKDGTYFIPSNNSVTTTTINMNQTIPQADEMVFPSDIIKEFIKKANYIVIMNKCLCRTSAECEDYPIDLGCIFMGKATKQISRKYCREVTVEEAINHIDKCDEAGLIHIMGRNKMDVTWMNVHPGEELLTVCNCCPCCCLWRVLPNLSDSIQENFFKLPGISIYYDDYKCIGCKKCIDVCFTHTISIKNEKIELIEDTCIGCGHCSNTCPVDALQLNYENINVDSVFSKIDSLVNIEN
- the lysA gene encoding diaminopimelate decarboxylase, which gives rise to MPYDFNLKTENNHLIIGDVDANDLAEEFKTPLYVIDEEKVRSNYNKLYTAFSSKYENLHMCYAAKANTSLAIMKILEDEGSYIDAVSPGEIYTALLAGFTPERIVFTGNNVTTEELEYAHKTGVTINLDSISALERLSSIEGTEGKEISIRVNPMVEAGHHEHCITGGPKSKFGIREDEAVDVYQKAIDLGFKPIGMHSHIGSEILESEPFMLAVETMMDIAGKVHQEVGVDFKFLDFGGGFGIPYEPTEEELDLETFTTDIIKLFKTKLDEYNMGNPDMYIEPGRFLVGNAEVLLTRVNTIKESYRKFAGVDCGFGTLLRPTMYGSYHHIVVANKMDAEDEEEIDIAGNLCESGDLFARDRPMPKLEEGDLLAILNAGAYAFSMASQYNSRPRPAEVLVNKKQVDVIRRREEFSDLFNGQTIPVRLLK
- the cobJ gene encoding precorrin-3B C(17)-methyltransferase, translating into MISLIGIGSKREHITLKAVDRIKEADVVIAYNPYLTHIEDLLEGKEVHRRGMGDEMERVELAIEKEKEGKKVAIISSGDPGIYGMANVYFQIIDKYSDLEFEVIPGVTAATYSASALGAPLHDLAIISLSDLLTPLEEIQRKIKHAAQADLVIAFYNPKSMRRTKPFHTACDILLENRNPDTPVGIVTTKDGTETLTNICKLKDLRKQYIDMSTTIIIGNSMTYVKKGKMITPRGYKMTAELPELTEQFYEKFFNGDIQLGHNNTCEYYPCHNEEETCTFCYCPLYPCADGSTGGKWIADKNVWNCTDCNWIHKYAVVDELLDYVKENIKSMDDFDKHKKELLKLRRSTIYKTRFLDFNRNFDLDDK
- the argS gene encoding arginine--tRNA ligase, whose translation is MYSKLKKEITDSIEEVLTKLRVTLDEELTLEEPPSPEMGDISSNVAFSLASKLKKSPVEIAEEIKEKIVLPLYFEKVETKGPYLNFFINYTLFTSKVANYIDKQYGELPEKEERILLEHTSANPNGPLHVGHLRNAILGDSLKRVLEHAGYKVESQYYVNDMGRQIAIIVWGMDKFGFKLDDDKKMDHAIGEVYFQCNQKLEENPEYNKDIDDILQRYEEGGDARLADAFETVVEYCIDGIKETLKNLNIKMNLFKWESGFLRKGDVDNVLEKLQPFTIQKDILYLPLERYGVDKELVLRRSNGTSLYATRDLAYHQYKTKNSDISLDILGADHKLAAKQLSIALELSENRAPEVVFYEFIDLPEGSMSTRRGVFVSVDELIEESVKHAKDELINRGLDLTEKQLDEVSKIIGVGSIRFYINQISPEKPITFKWEDALSFERGCASIQYAHARACKLLAKSEYDEYNEVRCDYELEDEEKELVKELSRFTEIIRQSADERRVHHLAEYTLSLSKAFNKFYKSQQVIGSDHEDLRLKLVDASRITLKNSLKLLGIKAPEFM